The following are encoded in a window of Limibacter armeniacum genomic DNA:
- a CDS encoding glycerate kinase, with the protein MNILIAPNAFKGSLSAKQTADIMSAAVKDVAHDAVVTKIPIADGGDGFTEVMVETLGGELLECDTVDANNKAIKGKIGVVGQDLAIVDVATASGIARLDEGALQPMEASTFGTGLLIAKALDLGCEKVILGLGGSATTDAGTGILRALGAKFLDENGNEVTGGGGSLGSITTIDLSGLRRELQTVKIELACDVENPLFGKNGAAYVYAPQKGANNNQIIELDNNLKHFCGVLEKKTAKNISSLKGGGAAGGISTGLYALLGAELKRGAELVMDATGFDEAVRNADLVLTGEGSLDMQSASGKGTFAIAERCAKYRKPVLVFAGSIPVENNTSLDIFAGVYSILNEPMSLKKAVQHSEKLLFNAVREVIKVINIINNC; encoded by the coding sequence ATGAATATACTGATTGCCCCCAATGCTTTTAAAGGAAGCCTTTCTGCTAAACAGACTGCTGATATCATGTCAGCAGCAGTGAAAGATGTAGCGCATGATGCGGTTGTAACAAAAATACCTATTGCTGACGGTGGAGATGGCTTTACAGAGGTAATGGTGGAAACACTTGGTGGAGAATTGCTGGAATGTGATACAGTTGACGCCAATAACAAGGCAATAAAAGGTAAGATCGGGGTTGTAGGACAGGATTTGGCAATTGTAGATGTAGCGACGGCTTCAGGTATTGCTAGACTGGATGAGGGTGCGTTACAACCAATGGAGGCGAGTACTTTTGGTACAGGGCTTTTAATCGCCAAAGCATTGGACTTGGGTTGTGAAAAAGTGATACTTGGATTAGGAGGCAGTGCGACAACTGATGCCGGAACTGGTATTTTGAGGGCTTTAGGAGCTAAGTTTTTGGATGAAAACGGGAATGAAGTAACAGGAGGAGGAGGGAGTTTGGGAAGTATTACAACCATTGATTTGAGTGGATTGAGAAGAGAACTTCAGACTGTAAAGATCGAGTTGGCTTGTGATGTAGAAAATCCACTTTTTGGTAAGAATGGTGCGGCTTACGTATATGCGCCCCAGAAAGGTGCCAATAACAATCAAATCATTGAACTGGATAACAACCTGAAGCATTTTTGTGGAGTATTGGAAAAGAAAACAGCTAAGAACATAAGTTCACTGAAAGGAGGTGGTGCCGCAGGAGGGATATCGACAGGGCTTTATGCTTTATTAGGGGCAGAGCTTAAGCGAGGTGCTGAACTGGTTATGGATGCCACAGGTTTTGATGAGGCTGTAAGAAATGCTGACCTGGTATTGACAGGAGAGGGGAGTTTGGATATGCAATCAGCTTCAGGGAAAGGGACCTTTGCCATTGCTGAGAGGTGTGCCAAATACAGAAAACCGGTTTTGGTTTTTGCGGGAAGTATTCCTGTCGAGAACAATACTTCTTTGGATATTTTTGCTGGAGTATATTCTATTTTAAATGAACCAATGTCATTAAAAAAAGCTGTCCAACATTCTGAAAAATTACTTTTCAATGCTGTCAGAGAGGTAATAAAGGTGATAAATATTATAAATAATTGTTAA
- the gluP gene encoding glucose/galactose MFS transporter: MATQTVKTTQEKSFLLPITIIGVMFFVIGFALGINGYLIPFLKKALDLSSTQSYLVLAATFSAFIVFGYPSGLIIKKVGYKKGMMLSFFFFAIGLALFVPSARLESLPLFLLASFISGLGNTLLQASVNPYITILGPQESAAMRISIMGIINKAAWAIAPIFLSLFMNLESPSLESINFPFYLIIGIFVILGIFSNFAPLPEVKAAGEDEEDSETPASSYASSKTSIMQFPHLILGVVALFAYVGVETIALATIVDYADSVGLENPATYTTYTVIFMVVGYLVGVFFIPKVISQNLALNLCAWLGVVSSALVIFSPAATSIWFVAVLGLANSLMWPAIWPLAIADLGKFTKTGASLLVMGIVGGAVLPLVFGFVKDELGDIQSAYWVTVPAYLFILFYAIKGHKVR, encoded by the coding sequence ATGGCTACACAAACTGTAAAAACCACACAGGAAAAGAGCTTTTTATTACCGATTACCATCATTGGAGTGATGTTTTTTGTAATCGGTTTCGCTCTGGGAATCAATGGTTACCTTATTCCATTTCTGAAGAAGGCGCTGGACCTTTCTTCAACACAATCTTACCTTGTATTGGCTGCTACTTTTTCAGCATTTATAGTATTTGGTTATCCATCAGGTCTGATCATTAAAAAGGTAGGGTATAAGAAAGGGATGATGCTGTCCTTTTTCTTTTTTGCTATAGGATTGGCTCTTTTTGTTCCTTCCGCAAGACTTGAAAGCTTGCCATTGTTCTTGTTAGCCTCTTTTATCAGTGGTTTGGGTAATACTTTGCTTCAAGCTTCAGTAAACCCTTATATCACTATTTTGGGTCCACAGGAAAGTGCTGCAATGAGAATCAGTATTATGGGGATTATCAATAAGGCGGCATGGGCAATTGCTCCAATCTTCTTGAGCTTGTTTATGAACCTTGAGTCTCCATCACTGGAATCTATCAACTTTCCTTTCTACCTGATCATCGGCATTTTTGTGATCTTGGGTATCTTCTCCAATTTTGCGCCACTTCCAGAAGTGAAGGCAGCAGGAGAAGATGAGGAAGACAGTGAGACACCGGCTTCTTCATATGCTAGCAGCAAGACGAGTATCATGCAGTTTCCTCACCTTATCTTGGGGGTTGTAGCCTTGTTTGCTTATGTAGGTGTTGAGACGATTGCTTTGGCTACAATTGTAGACTATGCTGACAGTGTTGGACTTGAAAACCCAGCGACTTACACGACTTATACGGTGATCTTTATGGTGGTAGGTTACCTTGTAGGGGTATTCTTTATTCCTAAAGTAATCTCTCAAAACTTGGCACTTAACCTTTGTGCATGGTTGGGTGTAGTTAGTTCAGCGCTTGTTATTTTCTCACCTGCAGCAACTTCAATTTGGTTCGTTGCAGTACTTGGTCTGGCAAACTCACTGATGTGGCCTGCAATTTGGCCGTTGGCAATTGCTGACCTTGGCAAGTTTACCAAGACGGGTGCTTCTCTACTTGTAATGGGTATTGTAGGTGGTGCTGTGCTGCCATTGGTATTTGGTTTTGTAAAAGATGAGCTGGGTGATATTCAGTCTGCTTATTGGGTAACAGTACCTGCATACCTGTTTATTCTATTCTATGCGATCAAAGGTCATAAAGTCAGGTAA
- a CDS encoding GNAT family N-acetyltransferase: MEINFEKGVLREWRNEDIPALLKYANNPKIFNNVRDRFPHPYTLDDAEVWIKLANLADPLENFAIVVDGEAIGSIGIMKMTDVYRLNLEIGYFIGEPYWGKGIVTQAVKAMVDYAFETFEVVRIFAGVFEHNKASMRVLEKVGFQLEAIHRKAVIKNGKLMDEYLYVYHKKSLAE; encoded by the coding sequence ATGGAAATCAATTTTGAGAAAGGAGTACTAAGAGAATGGCGCAACGAGGATATTCCTGCACTGCTGAAATATGCCAACAACCCGAAGATATTCAATAATGTGAGGGATCGGTTTCCTCATCCTTATACATTGGATGATGCAGAAGTATGGATAAAACTGGCGAATCTGGCAGACCCGTTAGAGAATTTTGCCATAGTTGTGGATGGTGAGGCAATAGGCAGCATTGGCATTATGAAAATGACTGATGTATATAGGCTAAACCTTGAGATTGGCTATTTTATAGGAGAGCCGTATTGGGGGAAGGGTATCGTCACACAAGCAGTCAAGGCTATGGTAGATTATGCTTTTGAAACTTTTGAGGTAGTCAGGATTTTTGCAGGAGTTTTTGAGCATAATAAAGCTTCCATGAGGGTATTAGAAAAAGTGGGATTTCAACTGGAAGCGATCCATAGGAAGGCTGTGATAAAGAACGGAAAGCTGATGGATGAGTACTTGTATGTTTATCATAAAAAGAGTCTTGCAGAATAG
- a CDS encoding MBOAT family O-acyltransferase produces MIFNSIPFLAFIIAVIPIFYLLKGRMRMLFILLSSYFFYGWWDWRFLSLIVFSTFSDYLIGYQIGKTQSETNRKLLLILSLITNLGMLAFFKYFNFFIDSLDSTLGVIGLPPSGVVLHIILPVGISFYTFQTLSYTIDVYRKEIPVETDFLKFASYISFFPQLVAGPIVRAADFLPQMNDMNKGPELKNILKGLDLVMIGYFKKVVIADSLSPLVGQIFENQANFNSINLIIGMVFFTFQIYCDFSGYSDIAIGFARMMGFEFPKNFNLPFISRSFSEFWRRWHTSLSSWLRDYLYISMGGNRKGKFNTYRNLMLTMVLGGLWHGASWNFIGWGILHGSYLVIERLWVTNLKRIDLYPKSGIFHKVFEGLGIIIVFSGVCIAFVMFRTVDFNHTWSYLTGAFAFNGMSLASIVNKFHVMKGILLICILFLMENLNLRYNLQRFVSYSPILRAGMYAVVIWIISFAGTFLDNQFIYFQF; encoded by the coding sequence ATGATTTTCAATAGTATCCCTTTTCTGGCTTTTATTATTGCTGTCATCCCGATATTCTACTTACTCAAAGGAAGGATGCGAATGCTCTTTATTCTACTTTCAAGCTATTTTTTCTATGGCTGGTGGGATTGGCGATTTCTAAGCCTTATTGTTTTCAGTACTTTCTCTGATTACCTGATTGGATATCAGATTGGAAAAACACAAAGTGAAACCAATAGAAAGCTACTACTGATCTTGAGCCTGATCACCAATTTGGGGATGTTGGCCTTCTTCAAGTATTTTAACTTCTTTATAGACTCTTTGGACTCAACTTTAGGAGTGATTGGCTTACCTCCTTCAGGTGTGGTATTGCATATTATACTTCCTGTCGGAATCTCATTCTACACTTTCCAAACACTGAGCTATACCATAGATGTTTACAGAAAGGAAATACCTGTAGAGACCGATTTTCTAAAGTTTGCTTCCTATATCTCATTTTTCCCTCAGCTTGTAGCAGGACCCATTGTAAGAGCGGCAGACTTTCTTCCACAAATGAATGATATGAACAAGGGACCTGAGCTAAAAAACATTCTGAAAGGGCTTGACCTTGTAATGATCGGATATTTCAAAAAGGTGGTCATAGCTGATTCTCTTTCGCCTCTAGTAGGACAGATTTTTGAGAACCAAGCCAACTTCAATTCCATCAACCTGATTATCGGAATGGTATTTTTCACCTTCCAGATCTACTGCGATTTCTCTGGGTACTCTGATATTGCTATCGGTTTTGCAAGAATGATGGGATTTGAATTTCCCAAAAACTTTAACCTTCCTTTTATTTCCAGATCGTTTTCTGAGTTTTGGAGAAGGTGGCACACCTCCCTTTCATCATGGCTCCGTGACTACCTATACATCTCTATGGGAGGAAACAGGAAAGGAAAGTTTAATACCTATCGTAACCTGATGCTGACCATGGTATTGGGAGGTCTTTGGCATGGTGCAAGCTGGAACTTTATTGGTTGGGGTATCTTGCATGGCAGTTATCTGGTAATCGAAAGGTTATGGGTTACCAACCTCAAAAGAATAGACCTTTACCCAAAAAGTGGCATATTCCACAAGGTGTTTGAAGGACTCGGAATTATAATCGTATTCTCAGGAGTCTGTATTGCCTTTGTGATGTTCCGAACTGTTGACTTCAACCACACATGGAGCTACCTCACTGGAGCTTTTGCTTTCAATGGTATGTCTTTGGCTTCAATTGTCAACAAGTTCCATGTAATGAAAGGAATCCTGCTCATCTGTATTCTTTTCTTGATGGAAAACCTGAACTTACGCTACAACTTACAACGCTTTGTTAGCTACTCTCCAATACTTCGTGCAGGTATGTATGCCGTTGTTATATGGATCATCTCATTTGCGGGAACTTTTTTGGATAACCAATTTATTTACTTCCAATTCTGA
- a CDS encoding glycoside hydrolase family 2 TIM barrel-domain containing protein, which produces MKVLYPLILYITLFNQLLMAQTTPDWETPTITGINKLPVHSSYIPYQDEVSALSRIRQNSNMVSMLNGTWKFKFLKNPDHAPEEFFKPDFNHSHWNDINVPSNWQLQGFGQPIYTNIVYPFPATPPFVPHNGNETGLYFRTFQVQQLQENERFVLHFDGVQSAFYVWVNGKEVGYSQDSMTPAEFDITSFLIEGENCISIKVIRWSDGSYLEGQDYWKLSGIFRDVYLLRTPEVFIQDFSVQTDLDKKYEDASLNLSIQLANLSATTFDGKIIAKLYAPDQSLEFEKEIDSKKVNSHQEVTLKLNRKIEKPIKWNAETPHLYTLTLTIVDDETPFYSISTKVGFRQVEIKKGQLLINGQAIYIKGVNRHEFEPENGRAISEASMIKDILLMKQHNINAVRNAHYPNQSRWYELCDEYGMYVMDEANIESHYLWAYRNESPVKAPEWQQSILERGMAMFERSKNHACVIMWSLGNEAGNGPNMEDMAEWIKIKDTHSRPIHYEGRTIDYPIMQESEVGLLQSAQSLWAGLKWSQSLSGYDINSAMYPTIGRVQAMHKADSLRPLILCEYAHAMGNSTGLFQDYWNLFEQHRTMQGGFIWDWVDQGLLKHDKKGNPYWAYGGDFGEKVHDGAFCLNGLVFPDRKPKPALQEVKKAHQFIKFEDFELEGQQVKIRNAYAFQDLSNFEFRWQLLENGKPIQKGLLQKLSLLPNESKRISIPFELPKNSLNSTYHLTISALLRADTPWADKGTEMAWEQFIIKQAEQQPLPLDLNNIPELTSEDSGNLLLIGNDVFRLAFHKANGMISNFTYKGEKIMLAGPIVNLWRSPTDNDEGSQFNPDPRVQFHGPLWRKMGLDSLTLKKVEVETEKTSANSITLIVSGNLASKKVDYDLQTTYQIFGNGDIQIRNSLTRNNFWSLSTPPLPKVGCQLYFSHDFDNIKWWGKGPQENYPDRQSGYKMGIYAAQVKELQVPYIRPQENGNRTHVNWATLTNSNGKGIMVIGKEMNISAHHYSIDNLSTANHLKDLKDGEFLTFNVDYKQSGLGSESFLYNFSKESLLKEKQYSWSFRISPIDLSTEKIEDKLKYQLGFGL; this is translated from the coding sequence ATGAAAGTACTTTATCCCCTAATTCTATATATCACTCTTTTTAACCAGTTACTGATGGCACAAACAACGCCAGATTGGGAAACCCCAACTATCACAGGAATCAACAAATTACCTGTTCACTCCTCCTATATTCCGTATCAGGATGAGGTTTCAGCCCTGAGCCGAATCCGTCAGAATTCCAATATGGTTTCAATGCTGAATGGCACATGGAAATTCAAATTTCTGAAAAATCCCGACCATGCACCTGAAGAATTCTTCAAACCTGACTTTAACCACTCCCACTGGAATGATATCAACGTTCCTTCAAACTGGCAACTCCAAGGTTTTGGTCAGCCTATCTACACCAATATCGTTTACCCGTTCCCTGCCACCCCTCCTTTTGTCCCACACAATGGCAATGAAACAGGACTTTACTTCAGGACTTTCCAAGTACAACAACTTCAAGAAAACGAGCGATTTGTATTGCATTTCGATGGGGTACAATCTGCATTTTATGTTTGGGTAAATGGAAAAGAAGTTGGCTATAGTCAGGACAGTATGACTCCTGCTGAATTTGACATTACCAGCTTCCTTATTGAAGGTGAAAATTGTATTTCGATCAAAGTTATTCGTTGGTCAGACGGCAGTTATCTTGAAGGACAAGACTATTGGAAGTTAAGTGGAATATTCAGGGATGTTTACCTACTCAGAACACCGGAAGTATTTATTCAGGATTTTTCGGTCCAAACAGACCTTGACAAAAAATATGAAGATGCATCACTAAACCTTTCCATCCAGCTAGCCAACTTATCAGCGACAACATTTGATGGAAAAATAATCGCCAAGCTTTATGCACCTGACCAATCCCTTGAATTTGAAAAGGAAATTGACTCCAAAAAAGTCAACAGTCACCAGGAAGTGACCTTAAAACTGAACCGGAAAATTGAAAAGCCAATAAAGTGGAATGCCGAAACGCCACACCTCTATACCTTGACCCTAACGATTGTCGATGATGAAACCCCATTTTATAGCATTTCTACAAAAGTTGGCTTCAGACAAGTTGAGATAAAAAAGGGTCAACTTTTGATCAATGGACAGGCAATCTATATCAAAGGAGTTAACAGGCATGAATTTGAACCGGAAAATGGCAGGGCTATTTCTGAAGCTTCCATGATTAAGGATATCCTCCTGATGAAACAGCACAACATCAACGCGGTCAGGAATGCCCATTACCCCAATCAATCACGGTGGTATGAGCTATGTGACGAATACGGGATGTATGTTATGGATGAAGCCAATATTGAAAGTCACTATTTATGGGCGTACAGAAATGAGTCACCTGTAAAGGCTCCCGAATGGCAACAATCAATCTTGGAAAGGGGAATGGCAATGTTTGAACGCAGTAAAAATCATGCTTGTGTGATTATGTGGTCATTGGGTAATGAAGCGGGCAATGGTCCTAATATGGAAGACATGGCAGAATGGATCAAAATCAAGGATACCCACTCACGCCCCATACATTACGAAGGCCGTACGATTGATTACCCCATCATGCAGGAAAGTGAAGTAGGGCTGCTTCAATCAGCTCAAAGTCTTTGGGCTGGGTTAAAATGGTCTCAAAGTCTCTCAGGCTACGATATCAACAGTGCCATGTATCCCACTATTGGGCGTGTACAGGCAATGCACAAGGCCGATTCGTTACGACCATTGATTCTATGTGAATACGCACATGCAATGGGAAACTCTACTGGTTTGTTTCAGGATTACTGGAACTTATTTGAACAACACCGTACCATGCAAGGAGGCTTTATTTGGGACTGGGTTGATCAGGGATTATTGAAACATGACAAAAAAGGGAATCCTTATTGGGCATATGGAGGAGATTTTGGAGAAAAAGTCCACGACGGAGCATTTTGTTTGAATGGGTTGGTCTTTCCTGATAGAAAACCCAAGCCCGCTCTGCAAGAAGTGAAAAAGGCGCACCAGTTTATCAAGTTTGAAGATTTTGAATTGGAAGGTCAACAGGTAAAAATTAGAAATGCGTACGCCTTTCAGGATTTAAGCAATTTTGAGTTCAGGTGGCAATTATTAGAAAATGGCAAACCCATCCAAAAAGGCTTGTTACAAAAGTTATCCTTACTCCCAAATGAGTCAAAACGCATAAGTATTCCCTTTGAACTCCCCAAAAACAGCTTAAACAGTACTTATCACCTTACTATCTCTGCCTTATTGAGAGCAGACACACCTTGGGCTGACAAAGGTACAGAGATGGCATGGGAACAGTTTATCATAAAACAAGCTGAACAACAGCCATTGCCTCTAGACCTCAATAACATTCCAGAACTGACATCCGAAGACAGTGGCAACCTACTACTGATTGGTAACGATGTGTTCAGGTTAGCTTTTCATAAAGCCAATGGGATGATTAGCAATTTCACTTATAAAGGTGAGAAAATCATGTTAGCAGGGCCTATTGTAAACCTTTGGCGAAGCCCGACAGACAATGATGAAGGTTCCCAATTTAACCCTGATCCCCGTGTTCAATTTCACGGACCCCTCTGGCGAAAAATGGGATTAGACAGCCTTACGCTTAAAAAGGTAGAGGTAGAAACTGAAAAGACATCAGCTAACAGTATAACTCTTATCGTTAGTGGAAATCTGGCAAGTAAAAAAGTAGATTATGACCTCCAAACCACTTATCAGATTTTTGGGAATGGTGACATTCAGATAAGAAACTCACTAACCAGAAATAATTTTTGGAGCCTGAGTACACCACCATTACCTAAAGTAGGCTGTCAACTGTACTTCTCTCACGATTTTGACAATATCAAATGGTGGGGAAAAGGACCTCAGGAAAATTACCCTGACAGACAAAGCGGATACAAAATGGGAATCTATGCTGCTCAAGTAAAAGAGCTGCAAGTCCCTTATATCAGGCCACAGGAAAATGGCAACAGAACACATGTTAATTGGGCGACACTTACAAACTCAAATGGAAAAGGAATTATGGTAATTGGCAAAGAAATGAATATTAGCGCACATCATTATTCCATCGATAACCTGTCAACTGCTAATCATCTCAAAGACTTGAAAGATGGTGAGTTCTTGACTTTTAATGTAGACTATAAGCAATCAGGGTTGGGCAGTGAAAGTTTTCTTTACAACTTTTCCAAGGAATCACTACTGAAAGAAAAACAATACAGCTGGAGTTTCAGAATTTCACCCATTGACCTTTCAACAGAAAAGATAGAAGATAAGCTGAAATACCAATTAGGGTTTGGTCTTTAG
- a CDS encoding MBOAT family O-acyltransferase, whose protein sequence is MLFNSIDFAFFLPIVFILYWFVFNKSLKAQNAFLLLCSYIFYGWWDVRFLSLIAFSSLVDYSIGRKLSHTEAEGKRKILLFLSLAINLGFLGVFKYYNFFAESFADAFSLMGKNIDAARLNIILPVGISFYTFQTLSYSIDVYRRKLQPSSDIISFFTFVSFFPQLVAGPIERATNLLPQFERNRQFDYAKAVDGMRQILWGLFKKIVIADNCAMLVNDIFANYTEYSGSTLLLGAFFFAFQIYGDFSGYSDIAIGCARLFGFNFMRNFAFPYFSRDIAEFWRRWHISLSTWFRDYLYIPLGGSKGGSYMKLKNTFIIFIVSGFWHGANWTFVVWGFLNALFFLPLLLAASNRNNIDTLAKGKLLPSFKELLGVVSTFALTLLAWIFFRAADISTAFAYIDGIFSKSFFSIPEIDIKTLVFVLIHIVLLLMVEWLQREKEHGLEFKNLSIPKPFRWSMYIMLSFYLLTFGIFEETEFIYFAF, encoded by the coding sequence ATGTTATTTAACTCAATAGACTTTGCTTTTTTTTTACCCATCGTCTTTATACTGTACTGGTTCGTCTTCAATAAAAGCCTGAAAGCCCAGAATGCTTTCCTGCTGCTATGCAGCTACATTTTTTACGGATGGTGGGACGTTCGTTTTCTTTCCTTGATTGCCTTCAGCTCACTTGTTGATTACAGTATCGGACGAAAACTGTCCCATACAGAAGCGGAAGGAAAAAGAAAAATACTACTCTTTTTAAGCCTAGCCATCAATCTTGGTTTTTTAGGTGTATTCAAATATTACAATTTCTTTGCAGAAAGCTTTGCTGATGCATTCTCATTAATGGGTAAAAATATAGATGCGGCCCGACTTAATATTATTCTTCCTGTCGGAATCAGCTTCTATACATTTCAGACACTAAGCTACTCCATTGATGTATACCGAAGAAAACTCCAGCCATCCTCTGACATCATTTCCTTTTTCACTTTTGTAAGTTTCTTTCCTCAACTGGTTGCCGGACCTATCGAAAGGGCCACGAACTTATTGCCACAATTTGAACGGAACAGACAGTTTGATTATGCGAAAGCAGTTGATGGCATGAGGCAAATACTGTGGGGGCTATTTAAGAAAATTGTCATTGCTGATAATTGTGCCATGCTGGTCAATGATATATTCGCCAATTACACTGAATATTCCGGCAGCACATTACTGTTGGGTGCTTTCTTTTTTGCATTTCAAATTTATGGAGACTTTTCCGGGTATTCTGATATAGCCATTGGCTGTGCCAGACTCTTTGGCTTTAACTTTATGAGAAATTTTGCCTTCCCCTATTTCTCAAGAGATATAGCAGAATTCTGGAGACGTTGGCATATTTCACTATCCACCTGGTTTAGAGATTATCTCTACATTCCATTGGGAGGAAGTAAAGGAGGCTCATACATGAAACTCAAAAACACTTTCATCATATTTATCGTCAGCGGCTTTTGGCATGGTGCAAACTGGACTTTTGTTGTATGGGGTTTTTTAAATGCACTGTTTTTCTTGCCTCTGCTGTTAGCTGCTTCCAACCGAAACAATATTGATACACTAGCCAAAGGCAAATTGCTACCTTCCTTTAAAGAACTGTTAGGAGTAGTCAGCACATTTGCACTCACCTTACTGGCCTGGATTTTTTTTAGGGCAGCAGATATCTCTACAGCATTTGCCTATATAGATGGCATCTTTTCAAAAAGCTTTTTCAGCATTCCTGAGATTGATATCAAAACTTTGGTGTTTGTACTGATTCATATCGTATTGCTGCTCATGGTTGAATGGCTACAGAGAGAGAAAGAACATGGACTGGAGTTCAAAAACTTATCTATACCTAAACCATTCAGATGGAGCATGTACATAATGCTTTCATTTTACCTGCTGACCTTTGGTATTTTTGAAGAAACTGAATTTATCTACTTTGCTTTCTGA
- a CDS encoding sugar MFS transporter produces MEKSLKNQQTAARPNYTIPLVAMVIIFFIFGGLTALNSNVLTPYAKNTFGLTPGQSQIVNFAFFIAYFVMSLPASTLISKIGYKLSVVVGLAVVAAGSLSYLLAVNMASTSVFLIATFIVAAGIAILQTAANPYLAKLGDPSGASMRITIAGALNSLATYIAPTLGGAFILNAALNTTQQGENLRLTYIFLTILVALITVIIFFSKLPEIVDETTEEVKEAEAKSVKGPFSFRNLRFGVLGIFCYVGAEVGVASFIVFYMTETIGGFSAEIGAKFAAYYWLMAMIGRFVGVPILKTVASEKALLVAAVINIGLIAGSILISNDITVSMFGMNVPVIILMLILVGLFNSVMWGCIFALGVDGLGIHTTRASGFMMMAVAGGAIMPYIQGLLSDAVGIKLAYIIPLLCYAYLAYFAINGHKKA; encoded by the coding sequence ATGGAAAAATCATTAAAAAATCAACAGACAGCTGCCAGACCCAATTATACTATTCCATTGGTGGCAATGGTGATCATCTTCTTTATTTTTGGAGGATTGACTGCCTTGAACAGTAACGTTCTGACACCTTATGCTAAAAACACTTTCGGTCTGACACCAGGACAATCCCAAATTGTCAACTTTGCCTTTTTCATCGCTTACTTTGTAATGTCATTGCCAGCCTCAACCTTGATATCTAAAATAGGATATAAGCTATCAGTAGTGGTAGGTTTGGCTGTAGTGGCCGCAGGGTCGTTGAGTTACTTGCTGGCGGTAAATATGGCCTCTACGTCAGTTTTCCTGATAGCGACATTTATTGTGGCAGCAGGAATTGCAATTCTTCAGACAGCAGCCAACCCGTATCTGGCAAAGCTTGGAGACCCTAGTGGTGCCTCTATGCGTATTACCATTGCCGGAGCACTTAACTCGTTGGCAACTTATATTGCACCAACCTTGGGAGGTGCTTTTATTTTGAATGCTGCATTGAATACGACTCAACAAGGTGAAAACCTTAGACTGACGTACATTTTCCTTACAATTTTGGTCGCACTGATTACCGTGATCATTTTCTTTTCCAAACTTCCTGAAATCGTAGATGAGACAACAGAAGAGGTGAAGGAAGCAGAGGCTAAGTCAGTAAAAGGCCCTTTCTCATTCAGAAACCTTCGCTTTGGCGTATTGGGTATTTTCTGTTATGTAGGTGCTGAAGTAGGGGTTGCATCCTTTATCGTATTCTATATGACAGAGACGATCGGAGGATTTTCAGCAGAAATAGGTGCCAAGTTTGCGGCATACTACTGGTTAATGGCAATGATTGGTAGGTTTGTAGGTGTGCCAATCCTGAAGACGGTAGCTTCCGAAAAAGCATTGTTGGTGGCTGCAGTGATCAATATTGGGTTGATTGCCGGTAGTATTCTGATTAGCAATGATATTACAGTTTCTATGTTCGGTATGAATGTACCTGTAATTATCCTGATGCTGATTCTTGTTGGTTTGTTCAACTCGGTAATGTGGGGTTGTATCTTTGCCTTGGGTGTTGATGGGCTTGGTATCCATACGACTAGAGCATCAGGCTTTATGATGATGGCTGTAGCTGGTGGTGCGATTATGCCATACATACAAGGGTTGCTTAGTGACGCAGTTGGTATTAAGCTGGCTTACATCATCCCATTGCTATGTTATGCTTACTTGGCATATTTTGCTATCAACGGACATAAGAAAGCTTAA